One Corythoichthys intestinalis isolate RoL2023-P3 chromosome 9, ASM3026506v1, whole genome shotgun sequence DNA window includes the following coding sequences:
- the LOC130922455 gene encoding uncharacterized protein LOC130922455 yields MHNNFAKDEANNWVAPLPFRSPRRRLPDNREQAYNRLMSLRKTLRRKPEMRAHYAEFMEKIFSKGHAEPAPALAPDQECWYLPSFGVYHPQKPEKIRVVFDSSAQLDNVSLNDVLLKGPDLNNTLVGVLMRFRSDPYAVMADVEHMFHNFVVREDHRNYLRFLWFQNHDLDGKVQEFRMTVHVFGNCPSPSVAIFGLKRTAIEGEMEFGSDAKEFIERHFYVDDGLKSFSSIEQAIDVLSRAQKMLAQCNIRLHKISSNCPLITGAFPTEDRAVGMQGLDIGQTTPPMQRSLGLGWELLTDQFKFQVRVNERPFTKRGVLSVINSVFDPLGFAIPVIVGGRTILRDISTNVSEWDTELPKDKLEQWQKWKSSLGHLQHLEIPRMYTSIPLSAAQRIEIDVFCDASTKAVGAVAYLKLTNEDGHSEVGFLLGKARLAPKPDITIPRLELCAAVLAVEVAELVLEELDVTVDQVNLYTDSKVVLGYISNTKRRFHVYVHNRVERIRRFAQTHQWHYVPTHLNPADHATRALPAEQLSSSTWLRGPAFLSRLDQSQVRSQTFDLIDPETDCELRPEVTTCTTTLSKGQFNSARFERFSSWKVLQKAIAKLQHIAQSFKNNSEVSCRGWHNCNKHLTEKSLQLAKTTIIRTVQREVFAEDIGCIEKGTALKNSSPLSKLNPFVDTQGLLKVGGRLKKAQLSAEETNPILVPGKHHLAQLIIRHFHEKLCHQGRHFTEGAVRAGGFWIVGGKRAVRSVIFKCITCRKLRGRQPEQIMAELPEDRLSTDPPFTNVGLDVFGPWSVTVRKTCGANADAKRWAVIFTCMSTRAIHIEVIESMDTSSFINALRRFFAIRGGAKLLRSDCGTNFVSACKELQIDKLGCHNDKIGTFLKDSACKWQFNPPHASHMAGSWERMIGVTRKILNAMLLEHPYGKLTHEVLVTLLAEVTAIVNARPLTAVSTDPENPVILTPAMLLTQKVGTPPIPPGQFQSGDLFKAQWKRVQYLANVFWSRWQKEYIAGLQVRHKWKTKKPNLQMGNVVLMRESLEHRNNWPLGLITKSFPSEDGNVRKVEVKICRNGENRFYIRPIREVVLLMSKDSM; encoded by the coding sequence atgcacaacaactTTGCTAAAGATGAGGCGAATAACTGGGTAGCTCCACTTCCATTCCGCTCACCTAGGCGGCGCCTACCTGACAATCGGGAGCAGGCCTACAATCGTTTAATGTCGCTCCGCAAAACGCTGAGAAGAAAACCTGAAATGAGAGCGCATTACGCTGAGTTTATGGAGAAAATATTCAGCAAGGGCCATGCCGAACCAGCGCCCGCACTGGCGCCAGATCAAGAGTGCTGGTATCTCCCTAGTTTTGGCGTTTACCACCCGCAAAAGCCAGAAAAAATTAGGGTAGTCTTTGATTCGAGTGCTCAACTTGACAATGTTTCTCTCAATGACGTGCTCCTCAAGGGACCAGATCTTAACAACACTCTCGTAGGAGTTCTGATGCGGTTTAGGTCCGACCCATACGCCGTTATGGCAGATGTGGAGCATATGTTTCACAACTTTGTAGTACGAGAAGACCACCGTAACTACCTTCGTTTCTTGTGGTTCCAAAATCATGACCTTGATGGAAAAGTGCAAGAATTTAGGATGACTGTCCATGTGTTTGGTAATTGTCCTTCCCCATCAGTCGCCATCTTTGGACTGAAAAGAACAGCCATAGAAGgagaaatggaatttggcagtgacgcaaaagaattcattgaacggcacttctatgtagatgatgggctaaagtcattctcttccatagagcaggccattgatgttcttagtagggcacagaagatgctggctcagtgtaacatacgcctgcacaaaatctcatccaattgtcctctcataacaggagcctttccaaccgaagatcgtgctgtaggcatgcaaggtcttgacattgggcagactaccccaccaatgcagcgcagtttgggcttaggatgggagctgttgactgaccaattcaagttccaagtaagagtaaatgaaAGGCCGTTCACAAAAAGGGGAGTTCTGTCAGTTATCAACAGTGTGTTCGACCCACTTGGTTTTGCTATTCCAGTAATCGTAGGGGGTAGAACCATACTCAGAGACATTTCCACAAATGTTTCAGAGTGGGACACTGAACTGCCAAAAGACAAATTAGAACAGTGGCAAAAGTGGAAAAGTTCCCTCGGACACCTACAACATCTTGAAATTCCCAGAATGTACACTTCAATACCGCTGTCTGCAGCCCAAAGAATAGAGATTGACGTTTTTTGTGATGCTTCCACAAAAGCCGTAGGTGCGGTAGCCTACCTCAAACTCACAAATGAGGACGGACACAGCGAAGTGGGATTCCTCCTCGGCAAAGCACGTTTAGCTCCTAAACCAGACATCACCATACCCCGACTTGAACTCTGTGCAGCAGTCCTGGCCGTGGAAGTAGCAGAGTTGGTTCTAGAGGAGCTGGATGTCACAGTCGatcaggtgaatctttacacagactcaaaggtagtgcttgggtacatctcaaacaccaagagacgctttcacgtttatgtgcacaacagagtcgaacgcatcaggcgctttgcacaaactcaccagtggcattacgtgcccacacacttaaatccggcagaccatgccacacgagcgttgcccgctgagcagctctccagctccaccTGGCTCAGAGGCCCAGCTTTCCTCTCCAGGTTGGACCAAAGTCAAGTTCGAAGTCAAACCTTCGATCTCATAGACCCAGAGACTGACTGTGAGTTGCGTCCTGAGGTAACAACTTGCACTACCACCCTATCAAAAGGCCAGTTTAATAGTGCCAGATTTGAAAGGTTTTCAAGTTGGAAGGTGCTGCAAAAGGCTATTGCCAAACTCCAACATATAGCTCAATCATTCAAGAACAACTCTGAGGTTTCCTGTCGTGGCTGGCACAACTGCAACAAACATTTAACTGAAAAGTCACTGCAACTAGCCAAGACCACGATCATTCGCACCGTTCAAAGAGAGGTCTTCGCAGAAGATATTGGATGCATTGAAAAAGGCACAGCTCTAAAAAACTCAAGTCCACTCAGCAAACTGAATCCATTTGTTGACACGCAAGGGCTCCTTAAAGTTGGAGGCCGACTAAAGAAAGCACAGTTGTCTGCAGAAGAAACCAATCCCATACTCGTCCCTGGAAAGCATCATCTTGCTCAGCTCATAATAAGACACTTTcacgaaaaattatgtcaccagggaAGGCATTTCACGGAGGGAGCAGTCAGAGCAGGGGGCTTTTGGATTGTGGGAGGAAAAAGAGCAGTAAGAAGTGTGATTTTCAAGTGCATCACATGCCGCAAATTAAGGGGCAGGCAACCTGAACAGATAATGGCTGAACTTCCTGAGGACAGGCTGTCCACGGACCCTCCTTTCACAAATGTAGGCCTTGATGTGTTCGGTCCCTGGTCCGTTACAGTGAGAAAAACGTGTGGTGCTAATGCAGATGCTAAAAGATGGGCAGTCATATTCACCTGCATGAGTACACGTGCAATTCATATTGAAGTGATTGAGTCAATGGACACATCGTCGTTCATTAATGCACTGCGTCGTTTCTTTGCCATCCGAGGTGGTGCCAAACTCTTGAGATCTGATTGTGGGACAAATTTTGTGAGTGCCTGCAAAGAGCTCCAAATAGACAAACTAGgctgtcacaatgacaaaataggCACATTCTTGAAAGACAGTGCGTGCAAATGGCAGTTTAATCCTCCACATGCATCCCATATGGCCGGTTCCTGGGAACGCATGATCGGCGTCACCCGAAAAATCCTCAATGCAATGCTCCTTGAACATCCATATGGGAAGCTCACACATGAAGTACTCGTGACATTGTTAGCTGAAGTCACCGCAATTGTAAATGCACGCCCACTAACGGCTGTTTCTACAGATCCCGAAAACCCAGTCATTCTTACTCCTGCGATGCTACTCACGCAAAAGGTTGGCACACCACCGATTCCACCAGGGCAGTTTCAGTCCGGTGACCTATTCAAAGCCCAATGGAAGCGCGTGCAGTacttagctaatgttttctGGAGTCGTTGGCAGAAAGAATACATCGCAGGCCTGCAGGTTCGTCACAagtggaaaacaaaaaagccaAACCTTCAAATGGGCAACGTTGTTTTAATGAGGGAGTCTCTAGAACATAGGAATAATTGGCCACTCGGACTGATCACAAAATCTTTCCCAAGTGAGGACGGTAATGTCAGAAAAGTTGAGGTTAAGATTTGCCGAAACGGCGAGAATAGGTTTTACATTCGCCCAATTCGTGAAGTTGTGCTTTTGATGTCTAAGGATAGCATGTAA